A single genomic interval of Lewinellaceae bacterium harbors:
- a CDS encoding T9SS type A sorting domain-containing protein gives MKKRITLATAFLFACSAFLFGQNTFERTYGELAAYDEAHSIVRTDEGSFYTLGTRFNHDNGSLDLLLSALDMQGNELWSKTYGGDENEEGRKLLLLEDGLLLLGYTKSFGEGGRDWYVVKTDFEGTTVWSQTYGGPDRDEGLDAALGANGDILLAGFRETGALSGSDIWLAVIDGEGNLQSDTYLLTENRDNFFCAGATADGGWLIGWETGTNEKLTKLSPDLQANIWELEDDAFSSFFTAFSDIQQLENGDLLVSGYGTYPWVAQVSNAGFVIRENLIEEGASGLPLNNYQAVGSVAVAENLFYLLARPTDLSGPGAVLAIYRDFLDLSGLYFFDEQMPKPNDMIVPEPAESVYVTGTASTANGGRDVFLLKGFITGETDWRTTFGQEGAVGEEFGFRVLEAEDGSFYLVNGSRSANFDYFKATFIKVDGAGNPLWTLEYGLDTHENQITDMALLANGNLAVLGAHLPGLVPNPPPYSLFILQISPEGQLVSEITIPAYSVFPSGGIAALPGGGFITAIRISPDQDSGEGLYLTRWDETGSMMWEQLYNIRDENLIRPYDLAYSSFDQTVVCAATFEIDSPALQDGVVKFDIENGAIIWAAAAELAEGLFSYIQAGPDGAIAASGLFIDFSTSPISFNSQAYWLDASGTELGYQQYSKEGYNYVAFNSGLHFLPDGRFWTVGYQYAIAPLPNYNSPPSTETVQGLMTFYDGQGNLAQELIFGDEAYPILLSDGSPTSDGGFVAIGNKYLGAFMNRDIYLLKTDAQGLVSTRFAIRREGKLTLSPNPSDGRLRFSFQSAAMGEMTAELHDMQGRRLWHSAFDKLDETAGRELDFSTLPNGSYVFSVAMDGQRYGGQWVKGSE, from the coding sequence ATGAAAAAACGCATTACCCTCGCAACAGCTTTCTTATTCGCCTGTTCTGCTTTCCTTTTCGGGCAAAACACCTTTGAAAGAACTTACGGCGAACTCGCCGCCTACGACGAGGCCCACTCCATTGTCCGAACGGATGAGGGAAGCTTTTATACCCTCGGCACCCGCTTTAACCACGACAATGGCTCCCTCGACCTTTTGCTCAGCGCCTTAGACATGCAAGGCAACGAACTGTGGTCCAAAACCTACGGCGGGGACGAAAACGAAGAAGGCCGTAAATTGCTCCTGCTGGAGGACGGCCTGCTCCTGCTGGGCTACACCAAAAGCTTTGGCGAAGGCGGCCGCGACTGGTATGTGGTCAAGACCGACTTTGAGGGCACAACTGTCTGGTCGCAAACCTACGGAGGCCCCGACCGGGATGAAGGCCTGGACGCCGCCCTGGGCGCCAACGGCGACATCCTGTTGGCAGGTTTCCGCGAAACCGGCGCGCTTTCGGGCTCGGATATCTGGCTGGCCGTCATTGACGGGGAAGGCAACCTGCAATCCGATACGTATCTGTTGACTGAAAACCGGGACAACTTCTTCTGCGCCGGGGCTACCGCCGACGGCGGCTGGCTCATCGGCTGGGAAACCGGCACCAATGAGAAACTCACCAAATTATCGCCCGATCTGCAAGCCAACATCTGGGAATTGGAAGACGATGCCTTCAGCTCCTTTTTCACGGCATTTTCCGATATTCAACAATTGGAAAACGGCGACCTCCTGGTGTCCGGCTACGGCACCTATCCCTGGGTAGCGCAGGTATCCAATGCTGGTTTTGTGATCCGGGAAAACCTGATTGAAGAAGGGGCTTCGGGCCTGCCGCTCAACAACTACCAGGCGGTTGGTTCTGTGGCTGTTGCCGAAAACCTCTTCTACCTGCTGGCCCGTCCGACCGATCTGTCCGGGCCGGGAGCGGTGCTCGCTATCTATCGCGATTTCCTGGACCTCTCGGGCCTGTATTTTTTTGACGAACAAATGCCCAAGCCGAACGACATGATCGTTCCGGAACCTGCCGAATCGGTTTACGTCACCGGTACGGCGTCTACCGCCAACGGAGGCAGGGATGTGTTCCTTTTGAAAGGATTCATCACCGGTGAAACAGATTGGCGAACCACCTTCGGGCAGGAAGGCGCGGTGGGCGAAGAATTCGGCTTCCGGGTGCTGGAAGCCGAAGACGGCAGCTTTTACCTGGTCAACGGATCACGCAGCGCCAACTTTGATTATTTCAAAGCTACCTTTATCAAGGTGGATGGGGCAGGCAATCCGTTATGGACTTTAGAATACGGCCTGGATACCCACGAAAACCAAATAACGGATATGGCCCTGCTGGCCAATGGCAACCTTGCCGTTTTGGGGGCTCATCTGCCCGGGCTGGTTCCCAACCCACCCCCGTACAGCTTGTTCATCCTACAGATCAGCCCGGAAGGTCAACTGGTTTCCGAAATCACCATCCCGGCCTACAGTGTTTTTCCTTCGGGAGGCATTGCAGCCCTGCCCGGCGGCGGCTTCATCACTGCCATTCGCATCAGCCCGGATCAGGATTCCGGCGAAGGCCTCTATTTAACCCGCTGGGACGAAACGGGCAGCATGATGTGGGAACAACTGTACAATATCCGGGACGAAAACCTCATCCGGCCGTACGACCTGGCCTATTCCTCCTTCGACCAAACGGTTGTATGCGCCGCCACCTTTGAAATCGACTCGCCGGCGCTACAGGATGGCGTGGTGAAGTTTGACATAGAAAATGGAGCCATAATATGGGCCGCCGCCGCAGAATTGGCGGAGGGTTTGTTCTCCTACATCCAGGCCGGGCCGGACGGCGCCATCGCCGCCTCGGGCTTGTTCATCGATTTCAGCACCAGCCCGATTTCTTTCAACAGCCAGGCCTATTGGCTCGACGCCTCTGGTACCGAACTGGGCTACCAGCAATATTCAAAGGAAGGCTATAATTACGTGGCCTTTAACAGCGGCCTTCATTTTTTGCCAGACGGCCGCTTTTGGACGGTTGGGTACCAATATGCCATTGCGCCGCTGCCCAACTACAATAGCCCGCCTTCTACAGAGACGGTACAGGGGTTGATGACTTTCTACGACGGGCAAGGCAACCTTGCTCAGGAATTGATATTTGGAGATGAAGCGTATCCTATACTACTTTCTGACGGCAGCCCTACCTCCGACGGCGGCTTTGTCGCCATCGGCAATAAATACCTCGGCGCGTTTATGAACAGAGACATTTACCTGCTGAAAACCGATGCGCAAGGGCTGGTTTCTACCCGCTTTGCGATCAGAAGAGAAGGAAAGCTTACCCTCTCCCCCAACCCGAGCGACGGGAGGCTGCGGTTCAGTTTCCAGTCGGCGGCTATGGGTGAAATGACGGCGGAGTTGCACGATATGCAGGGGCGCCGGCTTTGGCACAGCGCCTTCGACAAATTAGATGAGACGGCCGGCCGGGAACTCGATTTCTCTACGCTGCCTAATGGGAGTTATGTGTTTTCTGTTGCTATGGATGGGCAGCGGTATGGTGGGCAGTGGGTGAAGGGCAGCGAGTGA
- a CDS encoding OmpA family protein: MKQLYFLFFFLAAYSAIYTQEADIGDFNLSGDAVITGANCIRLTPDRIWSGGSAWHKQAIDLNFPFEMKLQIMLGCKDDAGADGIVFVFHPNARRTGYQGEGMGFAGLEPSLGIEIDTWLNEHLGDPYQDHIALLRDGSVHHGYNLAGPAPIPNVEDCREHALAVSWSPGSRQLRIKLDNKEVLSYQGDIVGKIFRGNSKVYWGVTAATGAYNNRQEVCFEKLDFTFIEEPKPLELDGIKGKKLLEGEIISLDNLQFESGSANLLPSSKAELARLAEIMRQNPSLKLDIFGHTDNVGSAAPNLQLSQRRAQAVATHLNGLGIPGKRLSAKGFGEQYPIASNGTSTGRLKNRRVEFRLSRPIP, translated from the coding sequence ATGAAGCAACTGTACTTTCTATTCTTTTTCCTGGCCGCGTATTCCGCCATTTATACCCAGGAGGCCGATATCGGCGATTTCAACCTCTCGGGCGACGCCGTCATCACCGGCGCCAACTGCATCCGCCTGACGCCCGACCGCATCTGGTCCGGCGGGTCGGCATGGCACAAGCAAGCCATCGATCTCAATTTCCCCTTCGAGATGAAACTTCAGATCATGCTGGGCTGCAAAGACGACGCCGGCGCCGACGGCATCGTCTTCGTATTCCACCCCAATGCCCGCCGCACCGGCTACCAGGGCGAAGGCATGGGCTTCGCCGGCCTGGAGCCTTCGCTGGGCATCGAGATCGACACCTGGCTCAACGAGCACCTGGGCGACCCCTACCAGGACCACATCGCCTTGCTGCGGGACGGCAGCGTGCACCACGGCTACAACCTGGCCGGGCCGGCGCCCATCCCCAATGTCGAAGACTGCCGGGAGCATGCGCTGGCGGTCAGTTGGTCGCCCGGCAGCCGGCAGCTCCGCATCAAACTCGATAACAAAGAGGTGCTCAGCTACCAGGGCGACATCGTGGGCAAAATCTTCCGGGGCAACAGCAAGGTCTACTGGGGCGTCACTGCCGCCACCGGCGCCTACAACAACCGGCAGGAGGTCTGTTTCGAAAAGCTGGACTTCACCTTCATAGAAGAGCCCAAGCCGCTGGAGCTGGACGGCATCAAGGGCAAAAAACTGCTGGAAGGCGAGATCATCAGCCTGGACAACCTGCAGTTCGAAAGCGGCAGCGCCAACCTGCTGCCCTCCTCCAAAGCGGAACTGGCCCGCCTGGCGGAGATCATGCGCCAAAACCCTTCTTTAAAACTGGACATCTTCGGCCATACCGATAACGTCGGAAGCGCCGCGCCCAACCTGCAGTTGTCTCAACGGCGCGCCCAGGCCGTAGCCACTCACCTGAATGGGCTGGGCATACCCGGCAAGCGGCTTTCCGCTAAAGGCTTCGGGGAGCAGTATCCCATTGCATCGAATGGCACTTCTACCGGGAGGCTGAAGAACCGGAGGGTGGAGTTTCGGTTGTCCAGGCCGATACCGTAG
- a CDS encoding DUF4266 domain-containing protein, producing the protein MTFPARSICVYFRIFLHPNHRQNLFIPVHKAILLILSLFYLNSCETVRPYQRAYLNDQNMALKPLPEAGYEMNIEGYREGASGANGGKGGGGCGCN; encoded by the coding sequence ATGACATTCCCAGCGCGAAGTATTTGCGTGTATTTCCGGATATTTCTGCATCCTAATCATCGGCAAAATTTATTTATTCCAGTGCATAAAGCTATTCTCCTGATCTTGTCTCTCTTCTATCTCAATTCCTGTGAAACGGTGCGCCCCTATCAACGCGCCTACCTCAACGACCAGAATATGGCCCTGAAGCCCTTGCCGGAGGCGGGGTATGAAATGAACATCGAAGGATATCGGGAAGGCGCCAGCGGGGCGAATGGGGGGAAAGGAGGCGGGGGGTGTGGGTGTAATTGA
- a CDS encoding DUF3570 domain-containing protein — MQKSIEALQLFFIIGLLLIIQVNQLPGQSPLDSAARAPIDVNILFNYYTQEGNNSAVTGGVGTEELTDYDTRIIAIIPVDSASRLSAEAGFNTYSSASTDRIDSRMSSASSSDIRAAIQLGWEQEKPETGQSYSWSMGGSVESDYLSMNLHGSYYLPLKGEQSALFVDAQAFFGRWVLYFPEELRDTVQPFITTDRRFSYHLDLQYQYILNRRTSLALSTGFSFQHGLLSTPFHRVYFTEGELPRIERLPAQRWAWPASLRLHYFAGGGLITRFFYRYYRDGFGVRAHSLELELPLKLSPIFTLTPVYRYHRQRASSFFEPYRINQPGAEFYTSDYDLSTFSSHKIGLGLQLSPIGRWRMLGKRRLGELTSISLRIAHYRRSDGLRAWMGSMLWGWAF; from the coding sequence ATGCAAAAGTCAATAGAGGCGCTCCAACTGTTTTTCATCATTGGGTTGCTGCTGATTATTCAGGTAAACCAACTGCCGGGGCAATCGCCATTGGACAGCGCTGCCCGGGCGCCCATCGACGTCAACATCCTCTTCAACTATTACACCCAGGAGGGGAACAACAGCGCCGTCACCGGCGGCGTGGGCACAGAGGAACTTACAGACTACGACACCCGGATCATCGCGATCATTCCTGTTGACAGCGCCAGCCGCCTGTCGGCGGAGGCAGGCTTCAACACCTATTCATCCGCTTCGACCGACCGCATCGACAGCCGCATGTCTTCGGCTTCGAGCAGCGATATCCGGGCAGCCATCCAACTGGGGTGGGAACAGGAGAAGCCCGAAACGGGGCAATCCTACAGCTGGAGCATGGGGGGGTCTGTGGAATCCGACTACTTGTCCATGAACCTGCACGGCAGTTACTATCTGCCGTTAAAGGGGGAGCAAAGCGCGCTCTTTGTCGATGCCCAAGCCTTTTTCGGGCGGTGGGTGCTGTACTTCCCGGAAGAACTGCGGGATACGGTGCAGCCCTTCATCACGACCGACCGCCGTTTTTCTTACCACCTCGACCTACAGTACCAGTACATCCTGAACCGGCGGACGAGCCTGGCGCTGAGCACCGGTTTTTCCTTCCAGCACGGCCTGTTGTCCACGCCGTTCCACCGCGTCTATTTTACAGAGGGGGAGTTGCCGCGCATCGAACGGTTGCCGGCGCAGCGATGGGCCTGGCCGGCGAGCCTGCGCCTGCACTATTTTGCCGGCGGCGGGCTGATCACGCGTTTTTTCTACCGTTATTATCGGGATGGGTTTGGGGTTCGGGCACACAGCCTGGAGTTGGAGCTGCCTCTGAAACTGAGTCCGATATTCACCCTCACGCCAGTGTACCGTTACCACCGGCAGCGGGCTTCCAGCTTCTTTGAGCCCTATCGAATCAACCAGCCCGGCGCCGAGTTTTACACTTCCGATTACGACCTCTCCACTTTCAGCAGCCATAAAATAGGCCTGGGTTTACAGCTCAGTCCCATTGGGCGGTGGCGCATGCTGGGAAAGAGGAGGCTCGGCGAACTTACCAGCATCAGCTTGCGAATCGCCCACTACCGGCGGTCGGACGGGCTGAGGGCGTGGATGGGGAGTATGTTGTGGGGGTGGGCGTTTTAA
- a CDS encoding T9SS type A sorting domain-containing protein → MPRALSNGVYYDTGTLHLRAGELARYFVLVALAGGQGGSILLRAKEILIEGCIHPGNGGNALNGGRSGTGGSITLLSGNTYYEHDLKAGKGGSGGHGGRGGDAHSLWTPGANGASNSGSGAIVGGNGGNGTDSDPGGDGGDATSTDGNATGGNGGNGGNGMDAPFPGFFGFFGGNGGRGGNGIGGNSTGSLGGSGIGGSGGNGGNGGSSIDLSGGGGGAGGDGGNGCGGSGVPGGTGSGGLGGAGGTGGAPDGMNGSPGTNGISKNGHTVLPVNLVFFRAAEQEGLVALHWNTATEINNSGFRVEHSATGKLWESIGFIKGTGTTQEQQSYSFTHSGFSDGMNYYRLRQIDFDGGFEYSGIVSIKMTVKGRGFSVYPNPSSGSGLLLLEIHTAGQGALTIFNQLGEKIYQAFVREEQKGLEITLPGLPSGIYTVELNTRHDRFVEQLVVE, encoded by the coding sequence GTGCCTCGCGCATTAAGTAACGGGGTATATTATGATACTGGAACCCTGCATTTAAGGGCTGGCGAATTAGCCCGTTATTTCGTTCTAGTCGCACTAGCGGGCGGGCAGGGCGGCAGCATCCTGCTGCGGGCGAAAGAGATCCTTATTGAAGGGTGCATCCATCCCGGAAATGGTGGGAATGCCCTTAATGGTGGTAGAAGCGGTACGGGTGGTTCTATTACGCTGCTGAGCGGCAACACCTATTATGAGCATGATCTCAAAGCCGGTAAAGGAGGATCGGGAGGGCACGGCGGCCGGGGCGGCGATGCCCATTCCCTATGGACTCCGGGCGCTAATGGGGCGAGTAATTCCGGTTCAGGCGCTATCGTTGGGGGCAATGGCGGCAATGGAACGGATTCAGACCCTGGTGGTGACGGAGGAGATGCAACAAGCACCGATGGCAATGCCACAGGCGGTAATGGTGGCAATGGCGGTAATGGTATGGATGCTCCCTTTCCGGGTTTTTTTGGTTTTTTTGGAGGAAACGGCGGGCGTGGCGGTAATGGTATTGGCGGTAATTCGACAGGCAGCCTGGGCGGCAGTGGCATAGGCGGTTCCGGCGGCAATGGCGGCAATGGCGGCAGTAGTATTGATTTGTCAGGAGGTGGAGGTGGCGCAGGCGGGGATGGCGGCAATGGATGCGGCGGCAGCGGAGTTCCCGGTGGCACAGGGTCGGGTGGGCTTGGCGGCGCTGGCGGCACTGGCGGCGCGCCTGATGGTATGAATGGTTCTCCCGGAACCAACGGGATAAGTAAAAACGGCCATACCGTCCTCCCTGTAAACCTTGTCTTTTTTCGGGCTGCCGAACAAGAGGGCCTGGTAGCTCTGCATTGGAATACTGCCACCGAAATCAATAATTCGGGGTTCCGGGTCGAACATTCGGCTACCGGCAAATTGTGGGAATCCATCGGTTTCATAAAGGGGACCGGCACTACGCAGGAGCAGCAATCTTACTCCTTTACCCATTCCGGGTTTTCGGATGGGATGAACTACTACCGCCTCAGACAGATAGATTTTGACGGCGGTTTTGAATATTCAGGCATTGTTTCCATAAAAATGACAGTAAAGGGCAGGGGTTTTTCTGTTTATCCCAATCCTTCTTCTGGCAGTGGTTTGCTCCTGCTTGAGATTCATACGGCCGGCCAGGGAGCATTGACGATTTTCAACCAGCTGGGCGAGAAAATTTATCAGGCGTTCGTCAGGGAAGAACAAAAAGGCCTGGAGATAACACTCCCCGGCCTGCCCTCCGGCATTTATACCGTTGAGCTAAACACCAGGCATGATCGCTTTGTGGAGCAGCTTGTGGTGGAGTAA
- a CDS encoding T9SS type A sorting domain-containing protein, with product MMKNVFLLFLLTLSAYTLSAQCVFTDAGELADYEALMALYNATDGPNWTDNTGWANGAEPSDCFPCDNAPVAWKGVTCSGGRVTAIQLRFNNLNGAIPAELSNLTHLIALNLSNNSLAGEIPSSLGGLSNLSILNLGGNDLTGEIPSSLESLSNLSTLSLNGNDLTGEIPSFLGALSNLNSLNLAANNLAGGIPSSLGALSNLNSLSLNGNSLTGEIPSSLGFLSNLSFLSLNGNGLTGEIPSSLGSLSDLRVLNLGSNGLAGCIPQSLCTLLDNDVEINLANNPGLPGGGSSTALEEFCTTGSVGAEICGDGIDNNCDGLADEGCCALVLGCKETYTVALPISGSITVEASELDENSSGCGLLAYAVNGFSSFALGCGDIGAQEVELTIADGEGNIGNCTIEVALEDHNPDADADGTSDACDDAFSLDTKIASLAGYINTLGFTGGQGNGLIIKLQQVLDKYCKGKLNGALNRLSSFVSQVQSLEAEGVLSATEAAELIAGADALAGAISSGTAIDGCPAQNLAAPADGSSQTAASAVGLQLFPNPVRRQVHFTIQAPEDSSAQARVYNLQGELLLTRSLSLNQGFYTDYLEVASFQDGLYLLEVQFGEERLQRRFVVQK from the coding sequence ATGATGAAAAATGTATTTCTACTTTTCCTTCTCACGCTCTCTGCCTACACCCTTTCGGCACAGTGCGTCTTCACCGATGCCGGCGAGCTGGCGGACTACGAAGCGCTGATGGCGCTGTATAACGCTACCGATGGGCCAAACTGGACGGATAATACGGGCTGGGCCAACGGGGCAGAGCCGTCGGATTGTTTTCCTTGCGATAATGCGCCGGTAGCCTGGAAAGGGGTTACGTGTAGTGGGGGAAGAGTTACGGCCATTCAGCTCCGTTTTAACAACCTCAATGGCGCCATCCCTGCGGAATTGAGCAATCTAACCCATTTAATTGCTTTAAATCTTAGTAACAACAGCCTGGCCGGAGAGATCCCCTCGTCTCTGGGGGGCTTATCGAATTTAAGTATTTTAAATCTTGGTGGCAATGACTTGACGGGTGAGATTCCCTCATCCCTGGAATCCTTATCGAATTTGAGCACTTTATCTCTTAACGGCAATGACCTGACGGGTGAGATTCCTTCCTTCCTGGGAGCCTTATCGAATTTGAATTCTTTAAATCTTGCCGCCAATAACCTGGCGGGTGGGATTCCCTCATCTTTGGGGGCCTTATCCAACTTGAATTCTTTATCACTTAATGGCAACAGCCTGACGGGTGAGATCCCCTCATCCCTTGGGTTCTTGTCAAATCTGAGTTTTTTATCTCTTAACGGCAATGGCCTAACGGGTGAGATTCCCTCGTCTCTGGGATCTTTATCGGATCTGAGGGTTTTAAATCTTGGTTCTAATGGCCTGGCGGGCTGTATCCCCCAAAGCCTGTGTACCCTGTTGGATAACGATGTTGAAATTAACCTTGCTAATAATCCAGGCCTGCCAGGTGGCGGCAGCTCAACAGCTCTGGAGGAATTCTGCACTACCGGCAGCGTCGGCGCTGAAATATGTGGCGACGGCATCGACAACAACTGCGACGGGCTGGCAGATGAAGGGTGCTGCGCACTGGTGCTGGGCTGCAAAGAAACCTATACCGTGGCGCTACCTATTTCCGGCAGTATTACCGTAGAGGCTTCCGAACTGGATGAAAACAGTAGCGGTTGCGGGCTGCTGGCCTATGCGGTAAACGGTTTTTCTTCATTTGCGCTGGGCTGTGGCGACATCGGCGCCCAGGAGGTAGAACTAACCATTGCCGACGGAGAAGGCAATATTGGTAATTGTACTATAGAGGTGGCTCTGGAAGACCACAATCCTGATGCTGATGCCGATGGCACGAGCGATGCCTGTGACGATGCCTTTAGCCTCGATACGAAAATAGCCAGCCTGGCCGGCTACATCAACACCTTGGGCTTTACCGGCGGGCAGGGCAATGGCCTGATCATCAAGTTGCAGCAGGTTTTAGATAAGTACTGCAAGGGGAAGCTTAACGGCGCCTTGAACCGGCTGAGTAGTTTTGTAAGCCAAGTTCAAAGCCTGGAAGCCGAAGGCGTGCTTTCCGCCACCGAAGCCGCTGAGCTTATTGCCGGCGCTGATGCCCTGGCCGGCGCCATCAGTAGTGGAACGGCTATAGACGGCTGCCCGGCACAAAACCTCGCTGCCCCTGCTGATGGCAGTTCTCAAACTGCGGCCAGTGCAGTTGGCCTTCAGCTATTTCCCAACCCCGTTCGCCGGCAGGTGCACTTCACCATCCAGGCACCGGAGGATAGCTCCGCCCAGGCCCGGGTTTACAACCTGCAGGGCGAGCTGCTGCTCACCCGCAGCCTCTCGCTGAACCAAGGCTTCTATACGGACTATCTGGAGGTCGCCTCCTTCCAGGACGGCCTGTACCTGCTGGAGGTGCAATTCGGGGAGGAGCGGCTGCAGCGGCGGTTTGTGGTGCAGAAGTGA
- a CDS encoding leucine-rich repeat domain-containing protein: protein MKNVLLLFILMLSACSLSAQCVFTDAGKQADYEALMVLYNATDGPNWTDNTGWANGADSFTPDCAPCDNVPVAWKGVICSGGRVTRIRLGSNNLNGNIPEELSNLTNLTELLLNTNYLTGEIPSTLSSLLNLRILSLYENNLTGEIPSALGSLSNLEGLWLDENNLTGEIPSALGSLSNLTSLRLDDNYLTGEIPSALGSLLNLTGLWLDENRLTGEIPSALGSLSNLRSLDLSFNDLTGEIPSALGSLSNLRSLDLSFNDLTGEIPSALGSLSNLTSLSLSRNDLMGEIPSALGSLSNLTSLSLYRNVLTGEIPSALGSLSNLRFLRLYDNNLAGCFPQSLCDLFSNGVSLYLHNNPGLPGGGSEAALEEFCITGSVGAETCGDGIDNNCDGLVDEGCCALVLDCKETYTVALPITGSITVQASELDDNSSGCGALAYAVNGSSSLTLGCGDIGAQEVTLDITDTEGNSDDCTVELVLEDHNPNADADNESDACDDAFSIDTKIASMIGYINGLGLTVGQANSLIRKLQHAFGKYCGGQSQVALNQLNAFVNEILSLEADGVLSPAAAAELIAGANAIIGAISSGAAIDGCPASGLAAPAGGSTSAASAVDLQLFPNPVRRQVHFTIQAPEDSPAQARVYGLNGQLLLTRSLSLNKGFNADYLEVASFQDGLYLLEVQFGEKRLQRRFVVQK, encoded by the coding sequence ATGAAAAATGTACTTCTACTCTTCATTCTCATGCTCTCTGCCTGCTCCCTTTCGGCACAGTGCGTCTTCACCGACGCTGGCAAGCAGGCAGACTACGAAGCGCTGATGGTGCTGTATAACGCTACCGACGGCCCCAACTGGACGGACAATACCGGCTGGGCCAATGGGGCGGATTCCTTTACCCCGGATTGCGCCCCTTGTGATAACGTGCCGGTGGCGTGGAAAGGGGTTATCTGTAGTGGAGGAAGGGTTACAAGAATTAGACTCGGTTCTAACAACCTCAATGGTAATATCCCCGAGGAATTGAGCAATCTAACGAATTTAACCGAATTATTGCTTAATACTAACTATTTGACAGGCGAGATCCCATCGACCCTGAGTTCATTATTGAATTTAAGGATTTTAAGTCTTTATGAAAACAACCTGACGGGCGAGATTCCGTCAGCCCTGGGGTCATTATCGAATTTAGAAGGCTTATGGCTTGATGAAAACAACCTGACGGGCGAGATTCCATCAGCCCTGGGGTCATTATCGAATTTAACGAGTTTACGGCTTGATGATAACTACCTGACGGGCGAGATCCCATCGGCCCTGGGGTCATTATTGAATTTAACAGGTTTATGGCTCGATGAAAACCGCTTGACAGGTGAGATTCCATCAGCCCTGGGGTCATTATCGAATTTAAGGAGTTTAGATCTTAGTTTCAACGACTTGACAGGTGAGATTCCATCAGCCCTGGGATCATTATCGAATTTAAGGAGTTTAGATCTTAGTTTCAACGACCTGACAGGTGAGATTCCATCAGCCCTGGGATCATTATCGAATTTAACGAGTCTATCGCTTTCTAGAAACGATCTGATGGGCGAGATTCCGTCAGCCCTGGGGTCATTATCAAATTTAACGAGTTTATCACTTTATAGAAACGTTCTGACAGGCGAGATTCCATCGGCCCTGGGGTCATTATCGAATTTAAGGTTTTTAAGGCTTTATGACAATAACCTGGCCGGCTGTTTCCCTCAAAGCTTGTGTGATCTTTTCAGCAACGGTGTTTCTCTTTATCTTCATAACAACCCTGGCCTGCCGGGAGGAGGCAGCGAAGCAGCCCTGGAGGAGTTCTGCATCACCGGCAGCGTCGGCGCCGAAACCTGCGGGGACGGCATCGACAACAACTGCGACGGCCTGGTGGATGAAGGCTGCTGTGCATTGGTGCTCGACTGCAAAGAAACCTATACGGTCGCTCTGCCTATAACTGGCAGTATTACCGTCCAGGCTTCCGAACTGGATGATAACAGCAGCGGTTGCGGTGCGCTGGCCTATGCGGTAAACGGTTCTTCCTCCTTGACGCTGGGTTGTGGCGATATCGGCGCCCAGGAGGTAACGCTGGACATTACGGATACCGAGGGCAACAGCGATGATTGTACCGTAGAGCTTGTCCTGGAAGACCACAACCCCAATGCCGATGCGGATAACGAGAGCGACGCCTGCGATGACGCCTTCAGCATCGATACGAAAATAGCCAGCATGATCGGCTACATCAACGGCCTGGGCCTGACAGTCGGGCAGGCCAACTCCCTGATCCGCAAGCTGCAGCACGCCTTCGGTAAATACTGCGGAGGCCAGTCCCAGGTCGCCCTGAACCAGCTGAATGCTTTTGTGAATGAAATTCTAAGCCTGGAAGCCGATGGCGTACTCTCTCCTGCTGCCGCTGCCGAGCTTATTGCCGGCGCCAATGCCATCATCGGCGCCATCAGTAGTGGCGCTGCCATAGATGGCTGCCCGGCGTCGGGCCTTGCCGCCCCTGCCGGCGGCAGCACTTCGGCGGCCAGTGCAGTTGACCTCCAGCTATTCCCCAACCCGGTGCGCCGGCAGGTGCACTTCACCATCCAGGCGCCAGAGGACAGCCCCGCCCAGGCCCGGGTGTACGGCCTGAACGGCCAGTTGTTGCTCACCCGCAGCCTCTCACTGAACAAAGGATTCAATGCAGACTACCTGGAGGTAGCCTCCTTCCAGGATGGCCTGTACCTGCTGGAGGTGCAATTCGGAGAGAAGCGGCTGCAGCGGCGGTTTGTGGTGCAGAAGTAG